One window of Cohnella hashimotonis genomic DNA carries:
- a CDS encoding Gfo/Idh/MocA family protein gives MELKVVAIGLRIHGEYAIQEMLKAEGVSLVAIMETEERWRTVAERYGVPFYRDYARMLAEVDCNTAIVCLPNDLKTDAVIECLKRGKHAISDKPMSITEEELGRLERQIAASDAECSVLLTERFNPLYVKAKELIDQGAIGEIAGCIMMRPHESTAQREEQWMYENARNGGLIVDLMIHDIDLALWMSRGEVREVTARSLHTRFFADKPDYVDFAQALFVLEGGVTVHVEADWLTPRNTPWDCRMLVVGTDGTIEVLSKSGEVILCTHDRNHRNVMGEVREHDSVCLDFVRRIRGEQPQILSAADCVASARAVLLARRSSESGQLETARIGHSFD, from the coding sequence ATGGAGCTCAAAGTCGTCGCGATCGGACTGCGGATTCACGGAGAATACGCGATCCAGGAAATGTTGAAGGCGGAAGGCGTCAGCCTGGTTGCCATCATGGAGACGGAGGAACGCTGGCGCACGGTTGCGGAACGCTACGGCGTTCCTTTTTACCGGGATTATGCGCGTATGCTGGCCGAGGTCGACTGCAATACGGCTATCGTCTGCCTCCCGAACGATCTGAAGACCGATGCCGTCATCGAATGTCTGAAGCGAGGCAAGCATGCGATATCGGACAAGCCTATGTCGATTACAGAAGAAGAGCTGGGGCGCCTGGAGCGGCAGATCGCGGCTTCGGACGCGGAGTGCTCGGTCCTGTTGACCGAGCGCTTCAACCCGCTGTATGTCAAAGCCAAAGAATTGATCGATCAAGGCGCGATCGGCGAGATCGCCGGCTGCATCATGATGCGGCCGCACGAGTCGACCGCGCAGCGCGAGGAGCAGTGGATGTACGAAAACGCCCGCAACGGCGGGCTGATCGTGGACCTGATGATACACGATATCGATCTGGCCCTGTGGATGAGCCGCGGCGAAGTCCGAGAAGTGACGGCACGCTCGCTGCATACCCGATTTTTTGCGGACAAACCGGATTATGTCGACTTCGCGCAGGCATTGTTCGTCCTGGAAGGGGGCGTCACGGTCCACGTCGAAGCGGACTGGCTGACGCCCAGGAATACGCCATGGGATTGCAGAATGCTCGTCGTCGGCACGGACGGCACGATCGAGGTGCTGTCGAAGTCGGGGGAGGTCATCCTTTGTACGCACGACCGGAATCACCGCAACGTCATGGGTGAGGTTCGAGAGCATGACAGCGTATGCCTGGATTTTGTGCGCAGAATCCGCGGCGAGCAGCCGCAAATTCTGTCCGCCGCCGATTGCGTCGCCTCGGCCAGAGCGGTGCTGCTGGCGCGCAGATCCAGCGAATCCGGGCAATTGGAAACCGCAAGAATAGGCCATTCATTCGATTGA